A DNA window from Ranitomeya imitator isolate aRanImi1 chromosome 2, aRanImi1.pri, whole genome shotgun sequence contains the following coding sequences:
- the LOC138666304 gene encoding glycosyltransferase family 92 protein F13G3.3-like: MKIMKLRLTFLILKIYILTYTCYHILHGKRVKPNNDLTISRDTITPLEGNTIFIISAYYDGRESSKVRVLTIIHSRDMKELYCWFYCTNEPEYVSVKAKIQFHREWFGFNYGPADVICPEPQDCFSQHISIHWSNTHKTNHVPKFEIQNRNPQPFSVNFTVCISTMFGNQNNVLQYVQAIEMYRLLGAQKVVVYKNGCSKAICQVLDYYVSIGVLEIIPWPIDKYLRTSNVWHQNMNREIQIGYYGQLSSLNDCMYRNMYKSRYVTLNDMDEIILPRHHKTWDEMMKDVENVYPNTAVYLIKHYHYPNNITDPHFQTAFPKNIPGTNILQLIHYEQKKPNVFNNKKMIVNPREVIQLSVHSALWAYKRTVFLPDYIVSLHHGRPSLLQSFTQTSLIKDTIIWKYNSSLITNANKVLRQLNY, translated from the coding sequence ATGAAGATCATGAAGCTACGCTTGACCTTCTTGATTTTGAAGATATATATCCTAACTTATACCTGTTATCATATATTACATGGAAAAAGAGTGAAACCAAACAATGATTTGACAATTTCCAGGGACACTATCACCCCTCTAGAAGGCAATACAATCTTTATTATATCGGCCTATTATGATGGCAGAGAGTCCAGCAAAGTGCGAGTGTTGACCATCATCCATAGTAGAGATATGAAGGAGCTATATTGCTGGTTTTATTGCACAAATGAACCTGAATATGTTTCTGTAAAAGCTAAAATACAATTTCACCGTGAATGGTTTGGGTTTAATTATGGTCCCGCCGATGTGATCTGTCCTGAGCCTCAGGACTGCTTTTCCCAGCACATCTCCATCCATTGGTCCAACACACATAAGACAAATCACGTTCCTAAGTTTGAGATACAGAACCGCAATCCTCAGCCTTTCTCTGTAAACTTCACAGTTTGCATCTCCACAATGTTCGGAAACCAGAATAACGTATTGCAATATGTCCAGGCTATTGAAATGTATCGTCTCCTAGGAGCCCAGAAGGTGGTTGTCTACAAAAACGGCTGCAGTAAAGCCATTTGCCAAGTTCTTGATTACTATGTCTCAATAGGAGTTCTAGAAATTATACCTTGGCCAATAGACAAATATTTAAGAACATCCAATGTCTGGCACCAAAATATGAACCGTGAAATCCAAATTGGTTATTACGGGCAACTCTCATCTCTGAACGACTGTATGTACAGAAATATGTACAAAAGCCGATATGTGACCCTCAATGACATGGATGAAATTATTCTGCCGAGACATCACAAAACCTGGGATGAAATGATGAAAGATGTGGAGAATGTGTATCCAAATACAGCTGTATACCTTATAAAACACTATCACTACCCAAATAATATAACTGACCCCCATTTTCAGACAGCTTTTCCAAAAAATATTCCAGGAACTAACATTCTTCAGCTTATACACTATGAGCAGAAAAAGCCAAATGTTTTCAATAACAAAAAGATGATTGTCAACCCCCGGGAAGTCATTCAGCTTTCAGTTCACTCCGCTTTATGGGCGTATAAGAGAACAGTTTTTCTTCCAGATTATATTGTAAGCCTTCACCATGGCCGGCCATCACTACTTCAAAGTTTCACACAGACATCTCTGATAAAAGACACAATCATATGGAAATATAACTCTTCTCTTATTACAAATGCTAACAAGGTTTTGAGGCAACTGAACTATTAA